A genome region from Solirubrobacter pauli includes the following:
- a CDS encoding pyridoxal phosphate-dependent decarboxylase family protein, translated as MWDSVFRHTDAYLASLDDRPVGVPVAPDVLRTRLAGELPDVGLAPEQVIDELVAAVDPGLVASAGPRYFGFVTGQALPAARAADMLAAVWDQNAFSYVSSPAAAVVEEVAERWVLDVLGLPASASVGFVTGASMANATCLAAARNVVLGRLGWDAARDGLIGAPPLRVFAGAEAHATIFAALRLVGLGAGSATLVDVTPQGALDAEALVLDGPAIVCAQAGNVNTGASDDLALLAAKCRAAGAWLHVDGAFGLWAAAAPSLRASVAGVELADSWATDAHKWLNVPYDSGLAIVADRVAHRAAMGLSAAYLTESEHRQNYDYTPEASRRARGFAVYAALRSLGRSGLAALIERCCAHARLFASLLDAGGATVLNDVVLNQVLVAASPEAIARVQADGTCWLGGTVWREQPAMRISVSGYETTEDDVRRSAAAILRALG; from the coding sequence ATGTGGGACTCGGTATTCCGTCACACGGACGCATATCTGGCGTCTTTGGACGATCGCCCGGTGGGGGTGCCGGTGGCGCCCGACGTGCTCCGGACGCGCCTGGCGGGCGAGCTGCCGGACGTCGGCCTGGCGCCGGAGCAGGTGATCGACGAGCTGGTCGCGGCCGTCGATCCGGGCCTGGTGGCCAGTGCCGGGCCGCGGTACTTTGGGTTCGTGACCGGACAGGCGCTGCCCGCCGCGCGGGCGGCGGACATGCTGGCGGCCGTCTGGGATCAGAACGCGTTCTCGTACGTGTCCTCGCCGGCGGCGGCCGTGGTCGAAGAGGTCGCGGAGCGGTGGGTGCTCGACGTGCTGGGGCTGCCGGCTTCCGCGTCGGTCGGGTTCGTGACGGGCGCGTCGATGGCCAACGCGACCTGCCTGGCGGCCGCGCGCAATGTGGTCCTCGGGCGGCTCGGCTGGGATGCGGCACGGGACGGGTTGATCGGGGCGCCGCCGCTGCGCGTGTTCGCCGGCGCGGAGGCGCACGCGACGATCTTCGCCGCGCTGCGGCTCGTGGGGCTGGGCGCGGGGTCGGCGACGCTTGTGGACGTCACACCTCAAGGTGCACTTGACGCTGAGGCTTTGGTGCTGGACGGGCCCGCGATCGTGTGCGCGCAGGCGGGGAACGTCAACACCGGTGCGAGCGACGATCTGGCGCTGCTGGCGGCGAAGTGCCGGGCCGCGGGCGCGTGGTTGCACGTGGACGGGGCATTCGGTCTGTGGGCGGCAGCCGCTCCGTCGCTGCGCGCGTCGGTGGCCGGCGTGGAGCTCGCGGACTCCTGGGCGACCGACGCGCACAAGTGGCTGAACGTGCCGTACGACAGCGGGCTCGCGATCGTCGCCGACCGGGTCGCGCACCGGGCCGCGATGGGCCTCTCCGCGGCGTACCTGACCGAGTCCGAGCACCGGCAGAACTACGACTACACGCCGGAGGCCTCGCGGCGGGCGCGCGGGTTCGCCGTCTACGCCGCGCTGCGGTCGCTCGGGCGTTCCGGGCTGGCGGCGCTGATCGAGCGGTGCTGCGCCCACGCGCGGCTGTTCGCCTCACTCCTGGACGCGGGTGGCGCGACGGTGCTCAACGACGTCGTCCTCAACCAGGTGCTGGTGGCCGCTTCGCCCGAGGCGATCGCCCGCGTGCAGGCGGACGGCACGTGCTGGCTCGGCGGGACCGTCTGGCGCGAGCAGCCGGCGATGCGGATCTCGGTGTCCGGCTACGAGACCACCGAGGACGACGTGCGCCGCTCCGCCGCGGCGATCCTGCGCGCCTTGGGATAG
- a CDS encoding 4-hydroxy-3-methylbut-2-enyl diphosphate reductase, whose protein sequence is MHAPEKLLLAAPRGYCAGVDRAVQTVERALELHGAPVYVRKEIVHNKHVVETLRERGAIFVDELDDTIPEGALTVFSAHGVSPAVHADAERRQLKTIDATCPLVTKVHREAIKFAAEGYTIVLIGHAGHEEVEGTMGEAPDHIVLIESEADVDALEVEDERKLAYINQTTLSVDETRGIIARLREKFPHITGPRTDDICYATTNRQAAVRQMADRCDLVLVIGSKNSSNSNRLVDVARDLGTPSYLIDNASQIDEAWLTPDTKVVGVSSGASVPEELVDDLVAFFRERGTQDVSEFEVLREDVRFMLPKQIRQAMTAAAEA, encoded by the coding sequence ATGCACGCCCCGGAAAAGCTCCTGCTCGCCGCTCCGCGCGGCTACTGCGCCGGCGTCGACCGCGCCGTTCAGACCGTCGAACGCGCGCTCGAGCTGCACGGAGCCCCCGTGTACGTGCGCAAGGAGATCGTGCACAACAAGCACGTCGTGGAGACGTTGCGCGAGCGCGGCGCGATCTTCGTCGACGAGCTCGACGACACGATCCCCGAGGGCGCGCTCACCGTCTTCTCCGCCCACGGCGTGTCGCCGGCGGTCCACGCGGACGCCGAGCGCCGCCAGCTGAAGACGATCGACGCCACCTGCCCGCTCGTCACCAAGGTCCACCGCGAGGCGATCAAGTTCGCCGCCGAGGGCTACACGATCGTCCTCATCGGCCACGCCGGCCACGAGGAGGTCGAGGGCACGATGGGCGAGGCGCCCGACCACATCGTGCTGATCGAGTCCGAGGCGGACGTCGACGCGCTCGAGGTCGAGGACGAGCGCAAGCTCGCCTACATCAACCAGACCACGCTCTCGGTCGACGAGACGCGCGGCATCATCGCCCGCCTGCGCGAGAAGTTCCCGCACATCACGGGTCCGCGCACCGACGACATCTGCTACGCCACCACGAACCGCCAGGCCGCCGTCCGCCAGATGGCCGACCGGTGCGACCTGGTCCTCGTGATCGGCTCCAAGAACTCCTCGAACAGCAACCGGCTGGTCGACGTCGCGCGCGACCTCGGCACGCCGTCGTACCTGATCGACAACGCGAGCCAGATCGACGAGGCCTGGCTCACGCCGGACACGAAGGTCGTCGGCGTCTCGTCCGGCGCCAGCGTTCCCGAGGAGCTCGTGGACGACCTCGTCGCCTTCTTCCGCGAGCGCGGCACGCAGGACGTCTCGGAGTTCGAGGTCCTGCGCGAGGACGTGCGCTTCATGCTGCCGAAGCAGATCCGGCAGGCGATGACCGCCGCCGCCGAAGCCTGA
- a CDS encoding TVP38/TMEM64 family protein, translating into MRKLLLTLVAIAVAAAVVALVEPLRTALSHALHGDVDALQLQLQDLGVGGALVLVAIILVHAVVLFPAEIPNAVAGLVYGFAVALPIVMVAWTLSGLIAYALGVWIGRPLAVRLAGEERVKTAERVIGRGGAPALVMSRLVPFVPFSLVGYIAGATRVPVWRYTWTSFVGVLPITAAATYLGHALDDLSASDPLLWVAVGTLLALLVLTATVARRMRQSSR; encoded by the coding sequence TTGCGCAAGCTGCTGCTCACCCTGGTCGCGATCGCCGTCGCGGCCGCGGTGGTCGCGCTCGTCGAGCCGCTGCGCACCGCGCTCTCGCACGCGCTGCACGGCGACGTCGACGCCCTGCAGCTCCAGCTGCAGGACCTCGGCGTCGGCGGCGCGCTCGTCCTCGTCGCGATCATCCTCGTGCACGCGGTCGTGCTGTTCCCGGCCGAGATCCCGAACGCGGTCGCCGGCCTCGTCTACGGCTTCGCCGTCGCGCTGCCGATCGTGATGGTCGCCTGGACGCTGTCGGGGCTGATCGCCTACGCCCTCGGCGTGTGGATCGGCCGCCCGCTGGCGGTCCGGCTCGCGGGGGAGGAGCGGGTGAAGACCGCGGAGCGCGTGATCGGCCGCGGTGGCGCACCCGCCCTGGTGATGTCGCGGCTGGTCCCGTTCGTGCCCTTCAGCCTCGTCGGCTACATCGCCGGCGCGACGCGCGTGCCGGTCTGGCGCTACACGTGGACGTCGTTCGTCGGCGTGCTGCCGATCACCGCCGCCGCGACGTACCTGGGCCACGCGCTGGACGACCTGTCGGCGTCCGACCCGCTGCTGTGGGTAGCGGTCGGCACGCTGCTGGCGCTGCTCGTGCTGACCGCCACGGTCGCGCGGCGGATGCGTCAATCAAGCCGCTAA
- a CDS encoding Clp protease N-terminal domain-containing protein → MLQRFTKDARAIVEAAVEIARERGASTVEAEHLLLAATRREDPTAIVLRGHGLDFDGLDRALEAESERSLAAVGVSAERPRFTPFPGKPRFATSAKAALEGALRAATERADRHIGSRHVVLGVLRPTRGTVPRALGLAGVDRDELSAAISSAT, encoded by the coding sequence ATGCTGCAACGGTTCACGAAGGACGCCCGGGCGATCGTCGAGGCCGCCGTGGAGATCGCCCGCGAGCGCGGCGCCTCGACCGTCGAGGCCGAGCACCTGCTGCTCGCGGCGACGCGACGGGAGGACCCGACCGCGATCGTCCTGCGCGGCCACGGGCTCGATTTCGACGGGCTGGACCGCGCGCTGGAAGCGGAGAGCGAGCGGAGCCTGGCCGCGGTCGGCGTGTCCGCCGAGCGGCCGCGCTTCACGCCCTTCCCCGGCAAGCCGCGCTTCGCCACGTCGGCCAAGGCGGCGCTCGAGGGCGCGCTGCGGGCCGCGACCGAGCGCGCCGACCGGCACATCGGGTCCCGCCACGTCGTGCTCGGCGTGCTGCGCCCCACGCGCGGCACCGTACCGCGGGCACTGGGGCTGGCCGGAGTCGATCGCGACGAGCTGAGTGCGGCTATCTCGAGCGCGACGTAG
- a CDS encoding metallophosphoesterase, which translates to MPLLIAQISDPHIRLDDEPSIPGLERAAERVAALSPAAVLLTGDIADTGAPEEYEAATRALAPIQAPVYRTAGNHDRFDERQQYVAEAGNVRLVVCDTSQPGRDDGSLDVDWVEQQLEPGTPTIIAMHHPPVAMGLAWLDRIGLPKEQADALAELLTANPQVALVAAGHVHRAATATLGGTLVVTAAGTHIQSTLDFEAPGMATNREEPPSVLVHAFLDDGSVITHVQPVT; encoded by the coding sequence GTGCCCCTCCTCATCGCCCAGATCAGCGACCCTCACATCCGCCTCGACGACGAGCCCTCGATCCCCGGCCTGGAGCGCGCGGCGGAGCGCGTCGCCGCGCTGAGCCCGGCCGCCGTCCTGCTCACGGGCGACATCGCCGACACCGGCGCGCCCGAGGAGTACGAGGCGGCCACCCGGGCGCTGGCCCCGATCCAGGCGCCCGTGTACCGCACGGCGGGCAACCATGACCGCTTCGACGAGCGCCAGCAGTACGTCGCGGAGGCCGGGAACGTGCGGCTCGTGGTCTGCGACACGTCCCAGCCCGGCCGCGACGACGGCTCGCTGGACGTCGACTGGGTCGAGCAGCAGCTCGAGCCGGGCACGCCCACGATCATCGCCATGCACCACCCGCCGGTCGCGATGGGCCTCGCGTGGCTGGACCGCATCGGGCTGCCGAAGGAGCAGGCCGACGCGCTGGCGGAGCTGCTGACCGCCAACCCGCAGGTCGCGCTGGTCGCCGCCGGCCACGTCCACCGCGCCGCGACCGCCACGCTCGGCGGCACGCTCGTCGTCACCGCGGCCGGCACGCACATCCAGTCCACGCTGGACTTCGAGGCACCGGGCATGGCGACGAACCGCGAGGAGCCGCCGTCAGTGCTCGTCCACGCGTTCCTCGACGACGGCAGCGTCATCACGCACGTGCAGCCAGTGACGTAG
- a CDS encoding CaiB/BaiF CoA transferase family protein, which yields MAPLAGILVADFSRVLAGPLAAMLLGDLGADVIKVERPDGGDDTRAWGPPWRDGVSTYYLGLNRNKRSIALDLKDAGDLELARELATRADVLIESFRPGLIGELGLGLETLRERNPGLVTCSVTAFGSGEAAAGLPGYDFLLQAMGGLMSVTGEPDGEPLKAGTAVVDLVCGLLAANGIQAALLERAATGVGRHVEVSLMDSALTTLLNQGSAWVAAGVTGRRRGNRHPSIVPYETYATADRPLAIAVGNERIFARLCDALGLADLPGDERFATNAARVEHADALMEAFEAVLRTRPAAEWLEVLRAAKVPAGPINGVDEAFALASELGMEPVAEVDGLPLVTPPLRIDGERPAIRRVPPGLDQHGDELRHWLHVRDDAAVVEERVDEH from the coding sequence ATGGCGCCTTTGGCAGGCATCCTCGTCGCCGACTTCTCGCGCGTGCTCGCCGGGCCGCTCGCCGCGATGCTCCTCGGCGACCTCGGCGCGGACGTGATCAAGGTCGAGCGCCCCGACGGCGGCGACGACACGCGCGCCTGGGGTCCGCCGTGGCGCGACGGCGTCTCGACGTACTACCTGGGGCTCAACCGCAACAAGCGGTCGATCGCGCTGGACCTCAAGGACGCGGGTGACCTCGAGCTGGCGCGGGAGCTGGCCACGCGCGCGGACGTGCTGATCGAGTCGTTCCGGCCGGGGCTGATCGGCGAGCTCGGGCTCGGCCTGGAGACGTTGCGGGAGCGCAACCCCGGGCTCGTGACGTGCTCGGTCACCGCGTTCGGGAGCGGCGAGGCCGCGGCCGGGCTGCCCGGCTACGACTTCCTGCTGCAGGCCATGGGCGGGCTCATGTCCGTGACGGGCGAGCCCGACGGCGAGCCGCTGAAGGCGGGCACGGCGGTCGTCGACCTCGTCTGCGGGCTGCTGGCCGCCAACGGGATCCAGGCCGCGCTGCTCGAGCGCGCGGCGACGGGCGTCGGCCGTCACGTCGAGGTCTCGCTGATGGACTCGGCCCTCACCACCCTGCTGAACCAGGGCTCCGCGTGGGTGGCGGCGGGGGTCACCGGGCGCCGCCGCGGGAACCGCCACCCGAGCATCGTCCCCTACGAGACCTACGCGACCGCGGACCGGCCGCTCGCGATCGCGGTCGGCAACGAGCGGATCTTCGCCCGGCTGTGCGACGCGCTCGGCCTCGCGGACCTGCCGGGCGACGAGCGCTTCGCCACCAACGCCGCGCGGGTCGAGCACGCGGACGCGCTGATGGAGGCGTTCGAGGCCGTGCTGCGGACCCGGCCGGCCGCCGAGTGGCTCGAGGTACTGCGGGCCGCCAAGGTGCCCGCCGGGCCGATCAACGGCGTCGACGAGGCGTTCGCGCTGGCCTCCGAGCTGGGGATGGAGCCCGTCGCCGAGGTCGACGGGCTGCCGCTGGTCACGCCGCCGCTGCGGATCGACGGCGAGCGGCCTGCGATCCGCCGCGTGCCGCCGGGTCTCGACCAGCACGGCGACGAGCTACGTCACTGGCTGCACGTGCGTGATGACGCTGCCGTCGTCGAGGAACGCGTGGACGAGCACTGA
- a CDS encoding metallophosphoesterase, producing the protein MRTLVVSDLHLGRAERSDLLRRPELQEPLLDALDQVDRLVILGDGLELREAAHRDAVRIALPFFTALGKRLGPDRELIITSGNHDHGLAAGWIDARLQTEPAGFLGFEQHFGAHTPIAELLVEAARPARVRFAYPGLWLREDVYAFHGHYADVHATVPTFERILVGAMAKWIAPLPDPTTPDDYEAVLSPLYAWLNALAQRADNSIVAKGGGASSRSYKALTRERTPRSLALRTGYRGAVRTLNAVGLGPLQVNLSPTALRRGYLTGIAEVVQRLRIPAEHVIWGHSHRSGPWPTDDLAEWTVNGTRIHNTGSWTYQPHFLGPEPNGSPYWPGTAILVEDDGPPRLLRLLGERTHADLRPGPG; encoded by the coding sequence ATGCGCACGCTCGTCGTCTCCGACCTCCACCTCGGCCGCGCCGAGCGCTCCGACCTCCTGCGCCGCCCCGAGCTGCAGGAGCCGCTGCTGGACGCGCTCGACCAGGTCGACCGGCTGGTGATCCTCGGCGACGGCCTGGAGCTGCGCGAGGCCGCGCACCGCGACGCGGTCCGGATCGCCCTGCCGTTCTTCACGGCGCTCGGGAAGCGGCTCGGGCCCGACCGGGAGCTGATCATCACCTCCGGCAACCACGACCACGGCCTCGCGGCGGGCTGGATCGACGCGCGCTTGCAGACCGAGCCGGCCGGCTTCCTCGGCTTCGAGCAGCACTTCGGCGCGCACACGCCGATCGCCGAGCTTCTGGTCGAGGCGGCGCGCCCCGCGCGCGTGCGCTTCGCGTACCCGGGCCTGTGGCTGCGCGAGGACGTCTACGCCTTCCACGGCCACTACGCGGACGTGCACGCGACCGTGCCGACGTTCGAGCGGATCCTCGTCGGCGCGATGGCCAAGTGGATCGCGCCGCTCCCCGACCCGACGACGCCCGACGACTACGAGGCGGTGCTGTCGCCGCTGTACGCGTGGCTGAACGCGCTCGCCCAGCGCGCCGACAACTCGATCGTGGCCAAGGGCGGCGGCGCGTCGTCGCGCTCCTACAAGGCGCTCACCCGCGAGCGCACGCCGCGCTCGCTCGCGCTCAGGACCGGATACCGCGGGGCGGTTCGCACGCTGAACGCGGTCGGCCTCGGGCCGCTCCAGGTGAACCTGTCACCGACCGCGCTGCGCCGCGGCTACCTGACCGGCATCGCCGAGGTCGTCCAGCGCCTGCGGATCCCGGCCGAGCACGTCATCTGGGGCCACTCGCACCGCTCCGGCCCGTGGCCGACCGACGACCTCGCCGAGTGGACCGTGAACGGCACACGGATCCACAACACCGGCTCGTGGACCTACCAGCCGCACTTCCTCGGCCCGGAGCCGAACGGCTCGCCCTACTGGCCCGGAACGGCGATCCTCGTCGAGGACGACGGCCCGCCGCGCCTGCTGCGCCTACTGGGCGAGCGGACCCACGCGGACCTCAGGCCAGGCCCGGGGTGA
- a CDS encoding DipZ protein codes for MRASDASIAAPAFPRKLPWVNVAMLRMDQQKGKAVLVEFFDFCRVNNLRTLPYLKAWHERYEAHGLRIISVHTGGFPPARDEDNVREAVARLEIPWPVAIDTDLEVWDIYGNEGWPARYLWTPEQTLFSMHYGEGAYAETEREIQELLGVSMDPVAPVRPEDAEDALIAPQTEDQPGAYSGPYEAGGVWAVVDGMGAVRVNGVEHTVLEPGAIELLHHERHTAGELVFEVSEGVVVHATCFTPGLA; via the coding sequence ATGCGTGCCTCCGACGCCAGCATCGCGGCTCCCGCCTTCCCACGCAAGCTCCCGTGGGTCAACGTCGCGATGCTGCGGATGGACCAGCAGAAGGGCAAGGCCGTCCTGGTCGAGTTCTTCGACTTCTGCCGCGTCAACAACCTGCGCACCCTGCCGTACCTGAAGGCCTGGCACGAGCGCTACGAGGCGCACGGCCTGCGGATCATCAGCGTCCACACCGGTGGGTTCCCGCCCGCCCGTGACGAGGACAACGTGCGCGAGGCCGTCGCGCGGCTGGAGATCCCGTGGCCGGTCGCGATCGACACCGACCTCGAGGTGTGGGACATCTACGGCAACGAGGGGTGGCCGGCGCGCTACCTCTGGACGCCGGAGCAGACCCTGTTCTCGATGCACTACGGCGAGGGCGCGTACGCGGAGACCGAGCGCGAGATCCAGGAGCTGCTCGGCGTGTCGATGGACCCGGTCGCACCGGTCCGGCCCGAGGACGCCGAGGACGCGCTGATCGCGCCGCAGACCGAGGACCAGCCGGGCGCCTACTCGGGCCCGTACGAAGCGGGCGGCGTGTGGGCGGTCGTGGACGGGATGGGCGCGGTGCGCGTCAACGGCGTCGAGCACACGGTGCTCGAGCCGGGGGCGATCGAGCTGCTGCACCACGAGCGGCACACGGCCGGCGAGCTGGTCTTCGAGGTCAGCGAGGGCGTGGTCGTGCACGCCACCTGCTTCACCCCGGGCCTGGCCTGA
- a CDS encoding fenitrothion hydrolase, whose translation MLLFAHGIVGRADLPIPETLFAAAAAAVLVVSFVALALGWSQPKLQAKTGRPLFAVPRVLEIVLGALGVFLFFLVVYAGLFGTDTQSQNLAPSAVYVGFWVGVPFLALLFGDVFRHLSPWRAIGRATGWTAARFGALPEPLEYPARLGRYPAAFWLFAFAICELAWARGTQPGSLAVLMLIYLVVMLVGMSLYGVEPWVRNADGFGVLFALIGSLSPLGREPADGKVHLRVPGTGTARLAPVIGTAALAIVSVGSTAFDGAKEGALFNDIAIELQGFFRDLGFGIGPALELGFVVGLAGAVAIVGLIYFAGMRGMVPPEGMSRRRLSLAFAHTLIPIAAGYLVAHYFSLLAYNGQDLWRLLSDPLGDGSDLLGAANRDIDYGVVSATGIWYVQVGALVVGHVAALVLAHDRALELYGSARAATRSQVVMLILMVAFTCLGLFLLSAALNA comes from the coding sequence GTGCTCCTGTTCGCGCACGGGATCGTCGGCCGCGCCGACCTCCCGATCCCCGAGACCCTCTTCGCCGCCGCCGCGGCCGCCGTCCTCGTCGTCTCGTTCGTCGCGCTGGCGCTCGGCTGGTCACAGCCCAAGCTGCAGGCGAAGACGGGCCGGCCGCTGTTCGCGGTCCCGCGCGTGCTGGAGATCGTCCTCGGCGCGCTCGGCGTCTTCCTCTTCTTCCTCGTCGTCTACGCCGGGCTGTTCGGCACGGACACGCAGAGCCAGAACCTCGCCCCGAGCGCGGTCTACGTCGGCTTCTGGGTCGGCGTCCCGTTCCTCGCCCTGCTGTTCGGGGACGTGTTCCGCCACCTCAGCCCGTGGCGGGCGATCGGTCGCGCGACCGGCTGGACCGCCGCGCGCTTCGGCGCGCTCCCGGAGCCGCTGGAGTACCCGGCGCGGCTCGGCCGCTACCCGGCGGCGTTCTGGCTGTTCGCGTTCGCGATCTGCGAGCTCGCGTGGGCGCGCGGCACGCAGCCCGGCTCGCTCGCGGTGCTGATGCTGATCTACCTCGTGGTGATGCTGGTCGGCATGAGCCTCTACGGCGTGGAGCCGTGGGTGCGCAACGCGGACGGCTTCGGCGTGCTGTTCGCGCTGATCGGCTCGCTGTCGCCGCTCGGCCGCGAGCCCGCCGACGGCAAGGTCCACCTGCGCGTGCCCGGCACCGGCACGGCGCGGCTCGCGCCCGTCATCGGCACGGCCGCGCTGGCGATCGTCTCGGTCGGCTCGACCGCGTTCGACGGGGCGAAGGAGGGCGCGCTGTTCAACGACATCGCGATCGAGCTCCAGGGGTTCTTCCGCGACCTCGGCTTCGGGATCGGGCCGGCGCTGGAGCTCGGCTTCGTCGTCGGCCTCGCCGGTGCGGTGGCGATCGTCGGGCTCATCTACTTCGCGGGCATGCGTGGGATGGTCCCGCCCGAGGGCATGAGCCGCCGCCGCCTGAGCCTCGCGTTCGCCCACACGCTGATCCCGATCGCCGCCGGGTACCTCGTCGCGCACTACTTCTCGCTGCTCGCCTACAACGGCCAGGACCTGTGGCGGCTGCTCAGCGACCCGCTCGGTGACGGCTCGGACCTGCTCGGCGCGGCGAACCGCGACATCGACTACGGCGTCGTCAGCGCCACCGGCATCTGGTACGTGCAGGTCGGCGCGCTCGTCGTCGGTCACGTCGCGGCGCTCGTCCTCGCCCACGACCGCGCGCTCGAGCTCTACGGCTCCGCCCGCGCCGCCACCCGCTCGCAGGTTGTCATGCTGATCCTGATGGTGGCGTTCACCTGTCTCGGCCTCTTCCTGCTGTCGGCGGCGCTGAACGCATGA